A part of Desulfotomaculum nigrificans DSM 574 genomic DNA contains:
- a CDS encoding NAD(P)/FAD-dependent oxidoreductase — translation MEILHKTSLSGRVKKFKVGNVLLAGRAGGLTDRLMGSGSVEALISGIMAARSIINGENYNDLVKQ, via the coding sequence TTGGAGATATTACATAAGACCAGCCTCAGTGGAAGGGTTAAAAAATTTAAGGTGGGAAATGTCCTTCTGGCAGGTCGTGCCGGTGGTTTAACAGATCGTCTGATGGGTTCAGGATCCGTAGAGGCACTAATTAGCGGTATTATGGCTGCCCGGTCCATTATCAACGGGGAAAACTATAATGATCTAGTAAAACAATGA